A single Panthera uncia isolate 11264 chromosome E2 unlocalized genomic scaffold, Puncia_PCG_1.0 HiC_scaffold_19, whole genome shotgun sequence DNA region contains:
- the LOC125915398 gene encoding 60S ribosomal protein L30-like codes for MGEFLETKGVLAAAWEYSLLKVPIPSRKIVAAKKMKKSLELVNSSFQLVMTSGKYMLGYKQTLKIIRYGKVKLVVLANNCPALRKSEIEYCGMLAKTGAHHYSGNNINLSTAWKKYYRVSTLTSIDPGDSDVIRSMPEQIDEK; via the exons ATGGGGGAGTTCCTAgaaacaaaaggagttttggcagctgcttgggaatattccttactTAAAGTCCCCATCCCGAG CAGGAAGATAGTGGCagcaaagaagatgaaaaagtcgCTGGAGTTGGTCAATTCTAGTTTCCAACTCGTTATGACAAGTGGAAAGTACATGCTGGGGTACAAGCAGACTCTGAAAATAATCAGATATGGCAAAGTGAAACTGGTTGTCCTCGCCAACAACTGCCCAGCCTTGAGGAAATCTGAGATAGAATACTGTGGCATGTTGGCTAAAACTGGCGCCCATCACTACAGTGGCAATAATATTAATTTGAGCACAGCATGGAAGAAATATTACAGAGTAAGCACTCTGACTAGCATtgatccaggtgattctgatgtcaTTAGAAGCATGCCAGAACAGATTGATGAAAAGTAA